One part of the Streptomyces sp. AM 2-1-1 genome encodes these proteins:
- a CDS encoding SCO2322 family protein translates to MLTALAAAVSLCAAGTAQAAGYRYWSFWEGDGSRWTYATQGPSLVRPGDGAVQGFRFSVSEDSGDAARPRRTPDFAAVCGDTPVKDGGKRVALVIDPGTAADAPAGERPPAPRTACARVAPDASTADALASVAKPLRYDSAALLCAISGYPVSGCGEQIAGDAGDAPPASTATASGSATAPASSAAAPADGDGGGPAVGVLAGIGAVLVLGAAGVLRARRRR, encoded by the coding sequence CTGCTGACGGCGCTCGCGGCGGCCGTGTCGCTCTGCGCCGCGGGCACCGCGCAGGCGGCCGGGTACCGCTACTGGTCGTTCTGGGAGGGCGACGGTTCCCGCTGGACGTACGCCACCCAGGGGCCCTCGCTCGTCCGGCCCGGGGACGGGGCGGTGCAGGGCTTCCGGTTCTCGGTGAGCGAGGACTCCGGCGACGCGGCCCGGCCGCGCCGGACCCCCGACTTCGCCGCCGTCTGCGGGGACACCCCCGTGAAGGACGGCGGCAAGCGCGTCGCGCTGGTCATCGACCCCGGAACGGCGGCAGACGCCCCCGCCGGTGAGCGCCCGCCCGCGCCGCGCACCGCCTGTGCCCGGGTCGCCCCGGACGCGAGCACCGCCGACGCGCTGGCGTCGGTCGCCAAGCCGCTGCGGTACGACAGTGCCGCGCTGCTCTGCGCCATCTCGGGTTACCCGGTGTCCGGTTGCGGCGAGCAGATCGCCGGCGACGCGGGCGACGCCCCGCCCGCGTCCACCGCCACGGCGTCCGGGAGCGCGACCGCCCCGGCGTCCTCCGCCGCCGCACCGGCGGACGGTGACGGCGGTGGCCCCGCGGTGGGTGTCCTCGCCGGCATCG
- a CDS encoding prenyltransferase/squalene oxidase repeat-containing protein — protein MTVRRSAAALATTAVLLAFAAPAATAASPSPSPSVSAAVPADPHAGLYGTSDPTYDGVWRQSLAFLAQKIEYVTPSVEAVDWLRRQQCDSGAFASYRDVREPCDASTTADTNATAAAVQALAELTGEKPAVENAIDWLASVQNDDGGWGYSAGSPSDANSTAVVVGAFARAGKKLADMTSPAGHTPYDLLRGLALPCGGEDGGAFAYQPDKKGALVANADATAAAVLGTMGKGLAAGSSNAGTAPACTPGTGLTAEQTAQNGAHWLTAALAGSGHLDQAPMPGSDTTTPQPDFGNTADAVVALAASGHRDKAASAVAWLEKNSGAWAEQSGPAAYAQLILAAHATGTDARDFGGTDLVARLNATGPAPAATALPSPTPTGAQPAAASTGSSGVGVWWMVGVGLAVGAGIGFLLSSRRKAKDAGR, from the coding sequence ATGACCGTACGCCGCAGCGCAGCCGCGCTCGCGACCACCGCCGTGCTCCTGGCGTTCGCCGCCCCGGCGGCGACGGCGGCCTCCCCGAGTCCGTCGCCGTCCGTCTCCGCCGCCGTGCCCGCCGACCCGCACGCCGGGCTCTACGGCACCTCCGACCCGACGTACGACGGCGTCTGGCGGCAGTCGCTGGCCTTCCTGGCCCAGAAGATCGAGTACGTCACCCCGTCCGTCGAGGCGGTGGACTGGCTGAGGCGCCAGCAGTGCGACAGCGGTGCCTTCGCCTCCTACCGCGACGTCCGCGAGCCCTGCGACGCGTCGACGACGGCGGACACCAACGCCACCGCCGCCGCCGTGCAGGCACTGGCCGAGCTGACCGGTGAGAAGCCGGCCGTGGAGAACGCCATCGACTGGCTGGCGTCGGTGCAGAACGACGACGGCGGCTGGGGATACTCCGCCGGCAGCCCCAGCGACGCGAACTCGACCGCTGTGGTCGTCGGCGCCTTCGCGCGGGCCGGCAAGAAGCTGGCCGACATGACGTCCCCGGCCGGGCACACCCCGTACGACCTGCTGCGCGGCCTCGCGCTGCCGTGCGGCGGCGAGGACGGTGGCGCGTTCGCCTACCAGCCGGACAAGAAGGGCGCGCTCGTCGCCAACGCGGACGCCACGGCGGCCGCGGTGCTCGGCACCATGGGCAAGGGCCTGGCGGCCGGCAGCTCCAACGCCGGCACGGCCCCCGCCTGCACCCCGGGCACCGGTCTCACCGCCGAACAGACCGCGCAGAACGGCGCGCACTGGCTGACCGCCGCGCTCGCCGGCTCCGGCCACCTCGACCAGGCGCCCATGCCGGGCTCCGACACCACCACGCCGCAGCCCGACTTCGGCAACACCGCCGACGCCGTCGTGGCGCTGGCCGCCTCCGGCCACCGCGACAAGGCCGCGTCCGCCGTGGCCTGGCTGGAGAAGAACTCCGGAGCGTGGGCGGAGCAGTCCGGGCCGGCCGCGTACGCGCAGCTGATCCTCGCGGCGCACGCCACCGGCACCGACGCCCGCGACTTCGGCGGCACCGACCTCGTCGCCCGGCTCAACGCGACCGGCCCGGCGCCGGCCGCCACCGCGCTCCCCTCCCCCACCCCGACCGGCGCGCAGCCCGCCGCCGCCTCCACCGGCAGCTCCGGCGTCGGCGTGTGGTGGATGGTGGGCGTCGGCCTCGCCGTCGGTGCGGGCATCGGCTTCCTGCTCAGCAGCCGGCGCAAGGCCAAGGACGCCGGCCGGTGA
- a CDS encoding TetR family transcriptional regulator, with the protein MTADARPPALPLTPGQRARRVRILDATAELAGRGGFEAVQMREVAEAAGVALGTLYRYFPSKSHLLVATLHDRLRLLRTTLADRPPAGETAGERAAATLLRAFGALRREPELADAMLRALTSADRSVSTEVDAVSLLVTEIVLDAAGWPEPDAGQASAVRVVEHTWHATLTCWLSGRAPAAQVRTDIETVCRLLDPPATGP; encoded by the coding sequence ATGACCGCTGACGCCCGGCCGCCCGCGCTCCCCCTCACCCCGGGCCAGCGGGCCCGGCGCGTCCGCATCCTCGACGCCACCGCCGAGCTGGCCGGGCGGGGCGGCTTCGAGGCCGTGCAGATGCGCGAGGTCGCGGAGGCCGCCGGCGTCGCCCTCGGCACGCTCTACCGCTACTTCCCGTCCAAGTCGCACCTGCTGGTCGCCACCCTGCACGACCGGCTGCGGCTGCTGCGCACCACGCTGGCGGACCGCCCGCCCGCCGGGGAGACCGCCGGTGAGCGGGCCGCCGCGACCCTGCTGCGCGCCTTCGGGGCCCTGCGGCGCGAACCGGAACTCGCGGACGCCATGTTGCGGGCGCTGACGTCCGCGGACCGCAGTGTGAGCACCGAGGTGGACGCGGTCTCACTGCTGGTGACGGAGATCGTCCTGGACGCGGCCGGGTGGCCGGAACCGGACGCCGGGCAGGCGTCTGCGGTACGGGTGGTCGAGCACACCTGGCACGCCACCCTCACCTGCTGGCTGTCCGGCCGTGCCCCGGCCGCGCAGGTGCGGACCGACATCGAGACGGTCTGCCGGCTGCTCGACCCCCCGGCCACCGGTCCGTGA
- a CDS encoding glycosyltransferase family 4 protein translates to MTAEAMETDPSAGHDTSARVDERPLRIALLTYKGNPFCGGQGVYVRHLGRELARLGHSVEVIGAQPYPVLDEGVPLTELPSLDLYRQPDPFRTPGWGEYRDWVDLAEVATMWTGGFPEPLTFSLRAGRHLRSRRGDFDVVHDNQTLGYGLLGDLGAPLVTTIHHPITVDRRLDLAAAPTRLRALSVRRWYGFTRMQKRVARRLPHVLTVSGSSRQEIVDDLGVRPDRVDVVHIGADTDLWSPDPSVPEVPGRIVTTSSADVPLKGLVHLVEALGKVRAGHPGAHLVVVGRRAEDGPVARAIERLGLAGAVEFVKGISDAELVDLVRGAQVACVPSLYEGFSLPAAEAMATGTPLVATTGGAIPEVTGRDGESCLAVPPGDPDALAGALTRLLDDPELRARLGAAGRARVLARFTWARAAAGTADLYRRAIAARGART, encoded by the coding sequence GTGACCGCCGAGGCCATGGAGACGGACCCCAGCGCGGGACACGACACCTCCGCGCGGGTGGACGAGCGCCCGTTGCGGATCGCCCTCCTCACGTACAAGGGCAACCCCTTCTGCGGGGGACAGGGCGTCTACGTGCGCCACCTCGGCCGCGAACTGGCCCGCCTGGGCCACAGCGTCGAAGTGATCGGCGCCCAGCCCTACCCGGTGCTCGACGAAGGCGTCCCGCTCACCGAACTGCCCAGCCTCGACCTCTACCGGCAGCCCGACCCGTTCCGGACGCCCGGGTGGGGCGAGTACCGCGACTGGGTCGACCTCGCCGAAGTCGCCACCATGTGGACCGGCGGCTTCCCCGAGCCCCTCACGTTCTCGCTGCGGGCCGGACGTCATCTGCGCTCCCGGCGCGGCGACTTCGACGTCGTCCACGACAACCAGACGCTGGGTTACGGGCTCCTCGGCGACCTCGGCGCCCCGCTCGTCACCACCATCCACCACCCCATCACCGTCGACCGCCGGCTCGACCTGGCCGCCGCCCCCACCCGGCTCCGCGCCCTCTCCGTACGCCGCTGGTACGGCTTCACCCGCATGCAGAAGCGGGTCGCCCGCCGGCTGCCCCACGTCCTCACCGTCTCCGGCTCCTCCCGCCAGGAGATCGTCGACGACCTCGGGGTGCGCCCCGACCGCGTCGACGTCGTCCACATCGGCGCCGACACCGACCTCTGGTCGCCCGACCCCTCGGTCCCCGAGGTGCCGGGACGGATCGTCACCACCTCCAGCGCCGACGTCCCCCTCAAGGGGCTCGTCCACCTCGTGGAGGCGCTCGGCAAGGTCCGGGCCGGCCACCCCGGCGCCCACCTCGTCGTCGTCGGCAGGCGCGCCGAGGACGGGCCCGTCGCCCGGGCCATCGAACGCCTCGGCCTGGCGGGCGCCGTCGAGTTCGTCAAGGGCATCAGCGACGCCGAACTCGTCGACCTGGTGCGCGGCGCCCAGGTCGCCTGCGTCCCCTCGCTCTACGAGGGCTTCTCGCTGCCCGCCGCCGAGGCTATGGCCACCGGCACCCCGCTCGTCGCCACCACCGGCGGCGCGATCCCCGAGGTCACCGGCCGCGACGGGGAGAGCTGCCTCGCCGTGCCGCCCGGCGACCCCGACGCCCTCGCGGGCGCCCTCACCCGGCTGCTCGACGACCCCGAGCTGCGGGCCCGGCTCGGCGCGGCCGGCCGCGCCCGGGTGCTGGCCCGCTTCACCTGGGCCAGAGCGGCGGCCGGCACCGCCGACCTCTACCGCCGGGCCATCGCCGCCCGAGGGGCGCGCACGTGA
- a CDS encoding class I SAM-dependent methyltransferase, giving the protein MLTVDFTRFPLAAGDRVLDLGCGAGRHAFECYRRGARVVALDQNAEEIREVARWFAAMESEGEAPAGATATAMEGDALNLPFPDASFDVVIISEVMEHIPDDKGVLAEMVRVLKPGGRIAITVPRYGPEKVCWSLSDAYHEVEGGHIRIYKADELLRKIREAGLRPYGTHHAHALHAPYWWLKCAFGVDNDKALPVRAYHKLLVWDIMKKPAVTRVAEHLLNPVVGKSFVAYATKPHLPKADV; this is encoded by the coding sequence GTGCTGACCGTCGACTTCACCCGCTTCCCGCTCGCCGCCGGCGACCGTGTGCTCGATCTCGGCTGCGGCGCAGGCCGGCACGCCTTCGAGTGCTACCGGCGCGGTGCCCGGGTGGTGGCGCTGGACCAGAACGCCGAGGAGATCCGCGAGGTCGCCAGGTGGTTCGCCGCGATGGAGTCCGAAGGCGAGGCACCGGCCGGCGCCACCGCCACCGCCATGGAGGGCGACGCCCTCAACCTGCCCTTCCCCGACGCCTCGTTCGACGTCGTCATCATCTCCGAGGTGATGGAGCACATCCCCGACGACAAGGGCGTTCTCGCCGAGATGGTCCGCGTCCTCAAGCCGGGCGGCCGCATCGCGATCACCGTGCCCCGCTACGGCCCCGAGAAGGTCTGCTGGTCCCTCTCCGACGCGTACCACGAGGTCGAGGGCGGTCACATCCGGATCTACAAGGCCGACGAACTCCTCCGCAAGATCCGCGAAGCCGGCCTGAGGCCGTACGGCACCCACCACGCGCACGCCCTGCACGCGCCCTACTGGTGGCTCAAATGCGCCTTCGGCGTGGACAACGACAAGGCCCTGCCGGTCCGCGCCTACCACAAGCTGCTGGTGTGGGACATCATGAAGAAGCCCGCCGTGACCCGGGTCGCCGAGCACCTGCTCAACCCGGTCGTCGGAAAGAGCTTCGTGGCGTACGCGACGAAGCCGCACCTCCCGAAGGCAGACGTGTGA
- a CDS encoding prenyltransferase, producing the protein MTLPEQTEHLVLPGVMTAGQATETVAALLAVQREDGALPWFRGHHLDPWDHTETAMALDASGQHEAAERAYEWLARHQNEDGSWYAAYHDGDPQRPTDLGLESNFCAYVAVGVWHHYLATGDDAFVDRMWPMVFAAVEFVLGLQQPGGQIGWKREADGTPVTDALLTGSSSVHHALRCALALAERREEPQPDWELATGALAHAIVAHPERFLDKGRYSMDWYYPVLGGAVTGAAAQQRIDERWDEFVVPGLGVRCVLPNPWVTGGESCELALALWAMGESDRALEILQSIQHLREPGGLYWTGYVFEGERAFWPEELTTWTAGSLLLAVAALGGDEATTAVFGGERLPRGLEPDCCS; encoded by the coding sequence GTGACCCTCCCCGAGCAAACCGAACACCTCGTCCTGCCGGGCGTCATGACGGCGGGTCAGGCCACCGAGACCGTCGCCGCACTGCTCGCCGTACAGCGCGAGGACGGGGCGCTGCCCTGGTTCCGCGGCCACCACCTGGACCCCTGGGACCACACCGAGACCGCGATGGCGCTCGACGCGTCGGGGCAGCACGAAGCCGCCGAGCGGGCCTACGAGTGGCTGGCGCGCCACCAGAACGAGGACGGCTCCTGGTACGCCGCCTACCACGACGGCGACCCGCAGCGGCCCACCGACCTCGGCCTGGAGTCGAACTTCTGCGCCTACGTGGCGGTCGGCGTCTGGCACCACTACCTCGCCACCGGAGACGACGCGTTCGTCGACCGGATGTGGCCGATGGTCTTCGCGGCGGTCGAGTTCGTCCTCGGTCTCCAGCAGCCCGGCGGCCAGATCGGCTGGAAGCGCGAGGCCGACGGCACCCCCGTCACCGACGCGCTGCTGACCGGATCCTCCTCGGTCCACCACGCCCTGCGCTGCGCCCTCGCGCTCGCCGAGCGACGCGAAGAGCCCCAGCCGGACTGGGAACTGGCGACCGGCGCGCTCGCGCACGCCATCGTCGCGCACCCGGAACGCTTCCTGGACAAGGGCCGCTACTCCATGGACTGGTACTACCCGGTCCTCGGCGGCGCGGTCACCGGCGCGGCCGCGCAACAGCGCATCGACGAGCGCTGGGACGAGTTCGTCGTCCCGGGCCTCGGGGTGCGCTGCGTACTGCCCAACCCGTGGGTCACCGGCGGCGAGAGCTGCGAACTCGCCCTCGCACTCTGGGCGATGGGCGAGTCCGACCGGGCCCTGGAGATCCTCCAGTCCATCCAGCACCTGCGCGAACCCGGCGGCCTCTACTGGACCGGCTACGTCTTCGAGGGAGAACGCGCCTTCTGGCCCGAGGAACTGACCACCTGGACCGCCGGTTCGCTGCTGCTCGCGGTGGCCGCGCTCGGGGGGGACGAGGCGACCACCGCGGTCTTCGGGGGAGAACGTCTGCCGCGGGGCCTGGAGCCCGACTGCTGCTCCTGA
- a CDS encoding DUF5336 domain-containing protein has translation MNIRSLSRGDGVVIGAAVVLFIASFLDLSSYDCPRGVDCSGFDSTNAWDSLSLLMSIFLAGVIGAALLIVSRSTPGRKILGLDLGQFGAALTVFALWTAFWTTIDAGDAGAGLILGLLATLVLAGAAVAGPLVPALKAPLSSGPRPVAAGAGQSPYGAQPQGQGYGYPGQQQPFGAQPGTPQTSQSQPFGAQPGQSAPHAAQAPQSPQSPQSPQAGGSTGGDFTPFWFAVPVTRPLFGEDGSSGQIAELAPGTWYLAVEQRGQSLVAQTQDGRRGVLQDTSGIQRG, from the coding sequence GTGAATATCCGCTCCCTCTCCAGAGGCGACGGCGTGGTGATCGGAGCAGCGGTCGTGCTGTTCATCGCCTCCTTCCTCGACCTCTCCAGCTACGACTGCCCCCGTGGTGTCGACTGCTCGGGCTTCGACAGCACGAACGCCTGGGATTCGCTCTCGCTTCTCATGAGCATCTTCCTGGCCGGCGTCATCGGAGCGGCGCTGCTGATCGTGAGCCGCTCGACGCCGGGCCGCAAGATCCTCGGCCTCGACCTCGGGCAGTTCGGCGCCGCCCTGACCGTCTTCGCGCTGTGGACCGCGTTCTGGACGACCATCGACGCCGGTGACGCGGGTGCCGGGCTGATCCTCGGCCTGCTGGCCACCCTGGTGCTCGCCGGTGCGGCGGTCGCCGGACCGCTGGTTCCCGCGCTCAAGGCTCCGCTGTCGTCGGGCCCCCGCCCGGTCGCGGCCGGGGCCGGCCAGTCGCCGTACGGCGCCCAGCCGCAGGGCCAGGGGTACGGCTACCCGGGTCAGCAGCAGCCCTTCGGTGCGCAGCCGGGCACCCCGCAGACCAGTCAGTCCCAGCCGTTCGGCGCTCAGCCGGGCCAGTCGGCCCCGCACGCCGCCCAGGCGCCGCAGTCCCCGCAGTCCCCGCAGTCCCCGCAGGCCGGCGGTTCCACGGGCGGCGACTTCACACCGTTCTGGTTCGCGGTCCCGGTGACCCGTCCGCTCTTCGGTGAGGACGGGTCGTCCGGCCAGATCGCCGAGCTGGCACCCGGTACCTGGTACCTCGCGGTCGAGCAGCGCGGTCAGAGCCTGGTCGCGCAGACGCAGGACGGCCGCCGTGGCGTCCTCCAGGACACCTCGGGCATCCAGCGCGGCTGA
- a CDS encoding N-acetylmuramoyl-L-alanine amidase translates to MPYRSDPPVPPAARPAGGRAVRAAALAVLCLLPLTGCGGTEVKARPQPGTGAPSATAPAASAPLGPLSGRTVVIDPGHNPHNHEHTREIARQVDIGTGHKECDTTGTSTDSGYAEARFTLDVAHRMRDLLKSEGAEVVLTYDDDRAYGPCVDERARIGNAAKADAVVSVHADGSAEGNRGFHVILPAPVRDGAADTSRIVGPSRELGTRIAGKFVASTGSAASNYIGGGTGLDVRDDLGGLNMSTVPKVFVECGNMRDPKDAALLTDAHWRQRAAEGISDGITAFLER, encoded by the coding sequence GTGCCGTACCGAAGCGATCCCCCGGTCCCGCCCGCCGCACGTCCGGCAGGCGGCCGGGCCGTCCGCGCCGCCGCGCTCGCCGTGCTCTGCCTGCTGCCCCTCACCGGGTGCGGCGGCACGGAGGTGAAGGCGCGGCCGCAGCCGGGGACCGGGGCGCCGTCCGCGACCGCGCCGGCGGCTTCCGCGCCTTTGGGGCCGCTGTCCGGCCGGACGGTGGTGATCGACCCCGGTCACAACCCGCACAACCACGAGCACACCCGCGAGATCGCGCGCCAGGTGGACATCGGCACCGGCCACAAGGAGTGCGACACGACGGGGACGTCCACCGACTCCGGTTACGCGGAGGCCCGGTTCACCCTGGACGTCGCCCACCGGATGCGCGACCTGCTGAAGTCCGAGGGCGCCGAGGTGGTCCTCACCTACGACGACGACCGCGCGTACGGCCCCTGCGTGGACGAGCGCGCCCGGATCGGCAACGCGGCGAAGGCCGATGCGGTGGTCTCCGTCCACGCGGACGGTTCGGCCGAGGGCAACCGGGGGTTCCACGTGATCCTGCCCGCCCCCGTACGGGACGGGGCGGCGGACACCTCGCGGATCGTGGGTCCCTCCCGCGAGCTCGGCACCCGTATCGCCGGGAAGTTCGTGGCGTCCACCGGAAGCGCGGCGTCCAACTACATCGGTGGCGGTACCGGGTTGGACGTGCGCGACGACCTCGGCGGGCTCAACATGTCGACGGTGCCGAAGGTGTTCGTCGAATGCGGCAACATGCGCGATCCGAAGGACGCCGCCCTGCTGACGGACGCGCACTGGCGGCAGCGGGCCGCCGAGGGCATCAGCGACGGCATCACCGCCTTCCTGGAGCGGTAG
- a CDS encoding class I SAM-dependent methyltransferase, with product MPVREGLALYAAAADAARLGLPLLEVGSYCGRSTLLLADAARSAGVTALTVDHHRGSEEQQPGWEYHDASLVDPEVGRMDTLPTFRRTLHAAGLEDHVVALVGRSPQVAAVWGGALGLVFIDGGHTDEHANGDYEGWAPHLAEGGLLVIHDVFPDPADGGQAPYRVHQRALSCGAFAEISATESLRVLRRTGRGI from the coding sequence ATGCCGGTACGGGAGGGCCTGGCGCTGTACGCGGCCGCCGCCGACGCCGCGCGGCTCGGGCTGCCCCTCCTGGAGGTCGGCAGCTACTGCGGACGCTCCACCCTCCTCCTCGCCGACGCGGCCCGCAGCGCGGGGGTGACCGCGCTCACCGTCGACCACCACCGGGGCAGCGAGGAGCAGCAGCCGGGCTGGGAGTACCACGACGCGTCCCTGGTCGATCCCGAGGTGGGCCGGATGGACACGCTGCCGACGTTCCGCCGGACCCTGCACGCAGCGGGCCTGGAGGACCACGTGGTCGCCCTCGTGGGGCGGTCCCCGCAGGTCGCGGCGGTCTGGGGCGGTGCGCTCGGCCTGGTCTTCATCGACGGCGGCCACACCGACGAGCACGCGAACGGCGACTACGAGGGCTGGGCGCCGCACCTCGCCGAGGGCGGTCTGCTCGTGATCCACGACGTGTTCCCCGATCCCGCGGACGGCGGGCAGGCGCCGTACCGGGTGCATCAGCGCGCGCTCTCCTGCGGCGCGTTCGCCGAGATCTCCGCGACCGAGTCGCTGCGCGTGCTGCGCCGCACCGGTCGGGGGATCTGA
- a CDS encoding MFS transporter gives MRRTTNERITGGSPGPHQETKERRGALVPVLAFAGITVAVMQTLLVPVIKDLPALLHTAQSNATWVMTATLLAGAVSTPIMGRLGDLHGKRRMLLASLTVMVIGSLVCAFTDDLVVMIVGRALQGFAMGAIPLGIGIMRDELPPEKLGSSMALMSSSIGVGGGLGMPGAALVAQHADWHALFLGSAGVGVVALVLTFFLVPEPPLRAPGTFDHAGAAGLSLGLVCLLLPVTKGSEWGWTAPLTLGLIAGALLILVVWGLYELRVAAPLVDLRTTARREVLLTNLVSIMVGISFYAVSLVVPQLLQLPTSTGYGLGQSMVVAGLCMAPLGLTMMFTAPVYARIAARRGPKVSLMIGLLVIAVGYGAGTLLMEAAWQTVVVSAVLGAGIGLAYSSLPALIIGAVDASETGAANGLNTLMRSIGTSASSAVIGMVLANTSVHRGGVAVPSMEGFRTSFVIATGAVLVGLVLAAFLPPQRPAPRLVLVADSESEALLAEAEALVAIEAVLHGGASAPSAGGPPAVAGSGDLRGRVLDGAGGPVARATVTLVDRQGRQAGRAVADDEGRYALAAAPGTGHVLVATAAGYAPRARPAVCAADGRPVVADLVLTAAPGQHRAGVPRGAGAVRTAPEAPVPERRV, from the coding sequence ATGCGACGGACGACGAACGAACGGATCACCGGGGGAAGTCCCGGTCCGCACCAGGAGACCAAGGAGCGCAGGGGAGCGCTCGTCCCCGTACTGGCCTTCGCGGGCATCACCGTGGCGGTGATGCAGACCCTGCTCGTACCCGTCATCAAGGATCTGCCGGCTCTCCTCCACACCGCCCAGTCCAACGCGACCTGGGTGATGACGGCGACCCTGCTCGCCGGTGCCGTGTCCACCCCGATCATGGGGCGGCTCGGCGATCTCCACGGCAAGCGGCGGATGCTGCTCGCCAGCCTGACCGTGATGGTGATCGGCTCGCTCGTCTGCGCGTTCACCGACGACCTCGTCGTCATGATCGTCGGCCGGGCGCTCCAGGGATTCGCCATGGGTGCGATCCCGCTCGGGATCGGCATCATGCGGGACGAGCTGCCTCCGGAGAAGCTCGGCTCGTCGATGGCGCTGATGAGTTCCTCGATCGGGGTGGGCGGCGGGCTCGGTATGCCCGGGGCGGCGCTGGTCGCCCAGCACGCCGACTGGCACGCGCTCTTCCTCGGTTCGGCGGGGGTCGGTGTGGTCGCCCTGGTGCTGACGTTCTTCCTGGTGCCGGAGCCGCCGCTGCGCGCTCCCGGCACCTTCGACCACGCGGGTGCCGCAGGTCTCTCCCTGGGGCTGGTCTGCCTGCTGCTGCCCGTCACCAAGGGCAGCGAGTGGGGATGGACGGCGCCGCTCACGCTCGGTCTGATCGCCGGTGCCCTGCTGATCCTGGTGGTGTGGGGCCTGTACGAACTCCGGGTCGCCGCGCCCCTGGTGGACCTGCGGACGACCGCCCGGCGCGAGGTGCTGCTGACCAACCTCGTCTCGATCATGGTGGGCATCTCGTTCTACGCCGTCTCGCTGGTCGTCCCGCAGCTGCTCCAGCTGCCGACCTCCACCGGGTACGGTCTCGGCCAGTCCATGGTGGTCGCCGGGCTGTGCATGGCGCCGCTGGGCCTGACGATGATGTTCACCGCTCCGGTGTACGCGCGGATAGCGGCCCGGCGCGGCCCGAAGGTCTCCCTCATGATCGGCCTGCTGGTCATCGCGGTCGGCTACGGTGCCGGGACGCTCCTGATGGAGGCGGCCTGGCAGACCGTGGTGGTCTCCGCGGTGCTGGGCGCCGGCATCGGGCTGGCGTACTCCTCCCTGCCCGCGCTGATCATCGGGGCGGTGGACGCCTCCGAGACCGGCGCCGCCAACGGCCTCAACACGCTGATGCGGTCGATCGGCACCTCGGCGTCGAGCGCCGTGATCGGCATGGTGCTGGCAAACACCTCCGTGCACAGGGGTGGCGTGGCGGTTCCCTCGATGGAGGGGTTCCGGACGTCCTTCGTGATCGCGACGGGGGCGGTCCTGGTCGGTCTGGTGCTGGCCGCGTTCCTGCCCCCGCAGCGCCCGGCCCCGCGCCTGGTGCTGGTCGCCGACAGTGAGAGCGAGGCGCTGCTCGCGGAGGCCGAGGCGCTGGTCGCGATCGAGGCCGTCCTGCACGGCGGGGCGTCCGCGCCGTCCGCCGGCGGGCCCCCGGCCGTCGCCGGTTCCGGCGATCTCCGGGGCCGGGTGCTGGACGGGGCGGGCGGACCGGTGGCCCGGGCCACCGTGACCCTCGTCGACCGGCAGGGCCGGCAGGCCGGCCGCGCCGTCGCCGACGACGAGGGGCGGTACGCACTGGCCGCCGCCCCCGGAACGGGTCACGTGCTGGTCGCGACCGCCGCCGGGTACGCACCCCGCGCCCGGCCCGCCGTGTGTGCGGCGGACGGACGACCCGTGGTGGCCGACCTCGTCCTGACCGCCGCCCCCGGGCAGCACCGCGCCGGGGTTCCGCGGGGAGCCGGGGCGGTCCGCACGGCTCCGGAGGCACCCGTGCCGGAGCGCCGCGTCTGA